The Lolium perenne isolate Kyuss_39 chromosome 6, Kyuss_2.0, whole genome shotgun sequence genome segment TGTGAGCCATGGAAAGCTAAGGAAAAAAAGAACATAGATTTTTTGGCAATCTGCACAGTGTGGGAATTTTAGCCATTTGATACCAATTACTAAAGCCATTTTCATTATGTGGTATATTTGGCTTTTGGCAACACTGTAGCTGCTCTTAGTACTCCATCTCACCATCTGGCAATCATTAACTAGTTCACCAACGCACCTGGTATCCACACAGATGATTTGGCATATACATGGAAGCCAGTTAAGCCATACATGGaaagagaaataaaataaaataaccgCATACATGGTTCTGAGCTCAAGGATCAGAGAGAAACCCTGTGCTCGAGTATGGGCAAATAGCATTTAAACAACAAACAATGGAATGTCAAGATGCAACAGGTAATGCTAAGGGCACGGCCAATGAACACTTTTGATGCGACTTTTTTTTGCTTTTACCACTGATCTATATTCTTTCTTGTTACAGTTTGTTTGATATGATGGTAATAAATTATCAGCTCATCAATAAAATTGGAATGtttggtaaaaatataatattgCAAGAGAGACAATTAACCAAGATATTGTCTCAACACGTATAGTCTGAAAGTAACAAGGAACTGATGAATACAACCTTGTTGTGTACCGGCTTCACCGCCCGTGAAGGCAAATGCAATCATGCACCCCTCCCAAGTGACATGTCTAAGCCTCTCCAACGTATAAATAGGTTTGTGACAATGACTTGAATTCAAAATAGTAGGCATCTTGCATGTTTTATGCTTTACTTTATTCCATGTTTGTGCTAGATCTTGCAAGTTTGCTTGTTGCTTTAGTTTTAAAAGATTTGAGTTTCTCAAAATTTTAAATATCCTATTCACTGCCCCTAAGGTCCATGTATCTCGATATCTTTCAAGCATTATCCAAGAGCTTCTCATAGTCCCGCACACATTTAATATCATGGATACCTCCCATCAAACTGGTAACTACTTTTTCTACGTGTCCAAATGATGCAAGGATCGTTGGGTGTGAAAGTAGAACTGAAGGATATCACATGGCATATCTCACTATCGCGCTTCTCTTCTAGGATGGTGGTGAAACAAGGTTAGATTATATATTTGCTTGCTATCGAGTAGTGGTTAAGCTTCAACTAATATGCGTACCTCACTGAATGTAGTTATGTTGTATATGTGTGCATACCAGACCATATCAATCCCCAACCTTAAAGTAATAAAATGTCCATTTTTGAAAAATATCAATCCCCAACTATCCTTGTTCTTTTAGTCTACACATAATTCTCCCAGTCTTTCAGTTTGCATGTAATACTTCATTTTTATCAACTTATGTGTGTTTATGCTCTTCACTCTTTGAGAAGAACCACTTTGACCCCTCAACGAACGATAGCTCGTACACCTAGGTAAACACAATATAGCAGTGATGCTaaggaaataaaaaaaaacagccACCATAAGACAATAGCTTGTCATTCAAATTGCTTGGCATTTTTCCAAAGTGATTTTCTGCTCGCTTACTGCGAACTTTGCGGAAGCGATATCAATTCCAAGATATCGAAGATGGAATAAACCAGCTTCACAACAGAGCATTCAGACAACTCAGGAAGGATTTCAAACATTCACAATTTCACATCTCCAGTAATTTTCCAACCAGATGGACCGTTCAAAAAAATACAGCATATGGGCCACCCGTACCTTAAGTTACCTTGTAGGCCTAATCAACTGACAGAAAGCTGGCCCATATCACACTGACCTGTCCAAAAAAAAGCTTCCCCAGATTTGGTGCCGCAAAATCCAGCCAAAGACGACGGATCGTCTCGGGACTCGGGTTGGCCTTTCCTCCGATCAGCGGCCACCGTCGCACCTCCGTTCCCGTGCCCGTGCGGGGTACGCCTTCTCCGTCCGCGGCGAGCCCTTCCGCGGTGATCTGATCCGTTCCGATCCGATCTGCTGGACACCATGTCAGGCTACCTCCGGAAGGAGTTGAAGCTGCTGGAGAGCTCGACGGAACTAAAGGACCCCAAATTCTTGTAGGGCCCCGGCGAGAGCCCGTCGCCGTCAGCGCCTAGCTGCCGCCTCGTTTCCGCCTCCGTGCGGCGCCTTCTGTCCCACACCCTGTACGCCCCGAACGCGGCCGCGGCGACCAACACAGCGACGCCGACTACAAGCAGCGCCACCGTAACACCAGTCGCCCTCCCGCCGCGCTCAGCCGCCTCTTCCATGCTCCTGACCTTAAAGTATCCCACCTTCCTCTCGTCGGCGGCCACCATCAGCTGCGccgggtagtccatgaggtagcagtACCCCGTGCTGTTGCTGTACACCGCGCCCCAACAATTGCAGTTGCGCGCGCACCGCGCCTCGCAGTCCTCCGCCGACAAGGCGTGCTCGAATCCTAGTTGCTCCTTATTCGCCGGCTCCACGCCTTGTTTCCGCAGCTCCCAGTACAACCCGCCGACCTCGCGGCCTGTGGTGCCGCAGAGGCCGTTCCCGACGGAGGCAGCGGCGCAGCCCGAGCCGTCGGTGGCGTTGGCCAGGCACGCGCACCGGCCGCTGGGAGGGACGCAAACGCTGTAGGCGCCGCAGGTGGTGGGCAGCTCGCAGGAATCGGTGATGGCGGTGTAGTCGAGGACCCACCGGGAGCCGTCCCAGTAGTAGGCGCGGAGGTTGGCGTCGGGCTCGAGAGTCATGCGGCGGAAGGCGCGGATGCCGTGGTTGAAGGTGTCGAAGGACATGACGTCGGCGGGGTCGCCCTCCTTCTGGTACATGGCGAGGTAGCCGTCGGGCTCCACGCGCGCGTATATCGGGCCGCCGCCGGTCACGATCTGGGCCTTGGCCTCCAGCGCCGTGTGCTTCAGGTACATGGCGGCGGCGACGCCGCCAGAAGACTGCGGTGGCGGCTCGATGTACAGCCCGAAGTAGTTGCTCCCCAGCCGCATGGCGAAGCGCCGGTCGGGGGTACGAAGCGCCGCCGATGAGGTGAGGTTCTGGTGCTGGACGATGGTGTCGGAAGGGTAGTCGAAGCTCTGCCACACAGCACCGGGCGAGCCATCGCTTTTGATCTGAAGGTTGGATGTGTTGAGGAGGACGGCGCTGTCGCCGGCCACCGCGCCGGTGGACCAGAGCACTTGGTTGGTGGCGCGGTCGGTGAGCACCAGACTTCCATTGAAGAAGAGCGACGCGGCCGCTGACCACGGCGCGGGGCGGTCTGGGATCGCCCGCCAGAGGGGGAAGGCTGAagggaggtggaggacgacgaggtcGAGCATGGTGGAGTTGATGCGGAGGAACCCCAGGGCGAAGACGCCGGTGGGATCGGAGAGCACCGGCTGGAACTGGGAATAGGACGTGTCGTGGGCGACCGAGAAGCCTCGCTGTAGCTCCTTGGGCGAGGCAGCCGCTGTCTGGGCCGCCTCGTCGGCGCCAACGCCAAAAGAAACCAGCAGCGCCGCAGCCGCcatgcacaacattgcaatacgcTTGGCTGCCATCGCTGCTTCCGTACCTTGGTCGTCTACCTAGCTAGCTGCCTCGAATGATACCTCAGAGTCAGAGGTATTACCTCTGCTCAT includes the following:
- the LOC127334675 gene encoding PAN domain-containing protein At5g03700 produces the protein MAAKRIAMLCMAAAALLVSFGVGADEAAQTAAASPKELQRGFSVAHDTSYSQFQPVLSDPTGVFALGFLRINSTMLDLVVLHLPSAFPLWRAIPDRPAPWSAAASLFFNGSLVLTDRATNQVLWSTGAVAGDSAVLLNTSNLQIKSDGSPGAVWQSFDYPSDTIVQHQNLTSSAALRTPDRRFAMRLGSNYFGLYIEPPPQSSGGVAAAMYLKHTALEAKAQIVTGGGPIYARVEPDGYLAMYQKEGDPADVMSFDTFNHGIRAFRRMTLEPDANLRAYYWDGSRWVLDYTAITDSCELPTTCGAYSVCVPPSGRCACLANATDGSGCAAASVGNGLCGTTGREVGGLYWELRKQGVEPANKEQLGFEHALSAEDCEARCARNCNCWGAVYSNSTGYCYLMDYPAQLMVAADERKVGYFKVRSMEEAAERGGRATGVTVALLVVGVAVLVAAAAFGAYRVWDRRRRTEAETRRQLGADGDGLSPGPYKNLGSFSSVELSSSFNSFRR